Proteins found in one Sorghum bicolor cultivar BTx623 chromosome 1, Sorghum_bicolor_NCBIv3, whole genome shotgun sequence genomic segment:
- the LOC8064490 gene encoding transcription factor bHLH85 encodes MESGGVIAEPSWSLVDVPFQAEESEIMEQLLGTFPSNGEEDHQEFPWPIQASNSFYFHCNASASTYSSTSSNGSGSLSLIMPSEHGGYYLSDSCTAPLHLNMVQNQGAALFMDSILNPSYGSCDSSCDDLGDSSMNLLDSIGTSDKRKHLEQGKLDGHTRSRKYAKKSDSKRAKKIMQREDGQSLSSCTFENDSNASQGRPVSDNLGGKAKADRRSATESQSLYARKRRERINERLRILQNLVPNGTKVDISTMLEEAVEYVKFLQLQIKLLSSDEMWMYAPIAYNGMNIGIDLNLSQRR; translated from the exons ATGGAGTCTGGAGGAGTGATTGCAGAGCCAAGCTGGAGTTTGGTTGATGTACCATTTCAGGCTGAGGAGTCGGAGATAATGGAACAGCTGCTTGGTACCTTCCCCTCTAATGGTGAGGAAGATCACCAAGAGTTTCCTTGGCCTATTCAAGCTTCCAATTCATTTTATTTCCATTGCAATGCTAGTGCAAGTACATATAGCTCCACGAGTAGCAATGGTTCTGGTAGTCTCAGCCTTATTATGCCATCTGAACATGGGGGCTACTATTTAAGTGACTCCTGCACTGCACCACTGCACTTAAACATGGTTCAGAATCAAGGTGCAGCTCTGTTCATGGATTCCATTCTTAACCCTTCTTACGGGAGCTGTGATTCAAGCTGTGATGATCTTGGGGATTCAAGCATGAACCTGCTCGATTCCATTGGTACTTCTGACAAGAGAAAGCACCTGGAACAAGGCAAACTGGATGGCCACACAAGA AGTCGAAAATATGCAAAGAAGTCTGATTCTAAGAGGGCCAAGAAGATCATGCAACGGGAAGATGGACAAAGCTTGAGTTCCTGCACCTTTGAAAATGACTCAAATGCTTCTCAAGGACGGCCTGTTTCTGATAACCTGGGTGGCAAGGCTAAAGCTGACCGCCGGTCCGCAACAGAGTCCCAGAGCCTCTACGCAAGG aaaagaagagagaggaTCAATGAGAGGCTGAGGATATTGCAGAACCTTGTACCAAATGGAACCAAA GTAGATATCAGCACTATGCTTGAAGAGGCGGTGGAGTATGTGAAGTTCTTGCAGCTTCAAATCAAG CTCCTCAGCTCTGATGAAATGTGGATGTATGCTCCGATCGCATACAACGGGATGAATATTGGAATTGATCTGAACCTCTCTCAGCGTCGATAA